Genomic segment of Prochlorococcus marinus CUG1417:
GCGGAGCCCTAAACTCTGGTCTTCCTTTAATGTTTGATAGAGAGTTTGGATTTCTTAATAGATTACTTGTGGCTCCTTTAACCAGTAGATTATCTATAGTTTTATCTTCTTTCTTTTACATAACAATCTTGAGCTTTATTCAGAGTATTGTAATAATGATTGTTTCATACATTTTGGGTTATGGATGGCCTAACCTATATGGTTTAGGAATTGTATTTACAACACTAATTTTATTAGTTCTTTTTGTGACATCAATAAGTTTATGTTTAGCGTTTGTTTTGCCGGGACATATTGAATTAATCGCTCTTATATTCGTAATAAATTTACCTCTTTTATTTGCGAGTACTGCTTTGGCTCCAATCTCTTTTATGCCCAATTGGCTAGGGTGGCTAGCTTCATTAAATCCATTGACTTTTGCTATTGAACCTATAAGGACTGCTTATACACAAAATATGGATTTAGAATTAGTGGCTTTACACGCCCCATATGGTGATTTAACTTGTAAGAGTTGTATCTCAATTTTATTTTTTTTAACAGTAATCTCTCTAATTGCTATAAGACCTCTGTTAAATAAAAAGTTAAATTAAAAAATTCATGCTTTTAAAAAACCATCTAATAGAAGTTTTTAAAAAGGCCTCTTCAGAAAATAATTTTTTGCTTAAAGAAAATATTGTTCTTAAGTGGGTCCATAGATTTGGGATTGATTCTTTAAGTGATTTATTAATTCATAGTACAGTTTTAAAGGAAAAGCAGAATAAGAAAGAAAATCAAGAACAAATTTCTTTAATTGATGAAGTGACTGAGGAAGAAAATCAAGAACAAATTTCTTTAATTGATGAAGTGACTGAGGAAGAAAATCAAGAACAAATTTCTTTAATTGATGAAGTGACTGAGGAAGAAAATCAAGAACAAATTTCTTTAATTGATGAAGTGACTGAGGAAGAAAATCAAGAACAAATTTCTTTAATTGATGAAGTGACTGAGGAAGAAAATCAAGATACTAATAAAATAAAACAATATATAAATACCCAAAAATCACCACTTCCTTATATTAAAAATTTACGAAAGTGGATTAATAACGATAAAAAAGCTAGTTAGCTTTTACATCATTCCTGGCATACCCATGCCACCCATCCCTGGCATGCCCATACCACCCATTCCTGGCATACCCATACCACCCATTCCTGGCATACCCATACCACCCATTCCTGGCATACCCATGCCACCCATTCCTCCCATGGGATCTCCTCCTGGGCCTCCTGGGGCTGGGGTTTCAGGCTCTGGAATATCAGCAATTGCCACTTCTGTTGTAAGGAGCATAGCTGCAATAGATACTGAATCTTGAAGAGCCAATTTTAATACTTTGGTTGGGTCTAATATCCCAGAATCTTTTAAATCCTCATATTTTCCTGAATTAGCATTAAACCCTTTTTTAAGCCTTTTAATTTCCGCGACCACTACATCACCATTAAAACCCGCATTTTTTGCAATTTGTTTAGTAGGTTCTAAGAGAGCTTCTTTTAATATATTTATACCTGTTTTTAAGTCGTCGGATGACTTTTGACTTAAATTTAAAAGATCATCTGAAATCTCTATTAAAGTTTGTCCACCTCCTGAAACAACACCTTCTTCAATGGCTGCCTTTGTAGCATTAAGTGAGTCTTCTGTTCTTAATTTTTTATACTTCATCTCTGTTTCTGTGGCAGCTCCTACTTTGATAAGAGCCACTCCTCCAGAAAGTTTGGCTATCCTTTCATTAATTTTATCCTGGTCGTATTCTGATTCTGTTATTTCGACTTCCTTTTTTAATTTCGCTACTCTCTCTTTTACTAAATCTTTAGTGTCTTCAAAGGCAACTATTGTAGTTTTATCTTTTGTAATAGTAATTTTTTTTGCTTTACCTAAATCATTTATGGATGCTTTATCTAATGTCATCGATTTGTCTTCACTAATTAAATTGGCTCCAGTAAGAATTGCAATATCCTCAAGGGCAGCTTTTCTTCTCTCACCAAATAGTGGAGCTCTTACGGAAGCTACATTTAAAACTCCACTATTTTTATTCAATACAAGTGTTGTTAATGCTTCTCCTTCTATATCTTCAGCAAGAATAAGAAAAGG
This window contains:
- the groL gene encoding chaperonin GroEL (60 kDa chaperone family; promotes refolding of misfolded polypeptides especially under stressful conditions; forms two stacked rings of heptamers to form a barrel-shaped 14mer; ends can be capped by GroES; misfolded proteins enter the barrel where they are refolded when GroES binds), producing MAKQLSFSNESREALEKGVNFVANAVKVTIGPKAKNVVIERKFGSPDVVRDGSTVAKEIAIENPISNLGAKLIEQVASKTKENAGDGTTTATILTQKMVQEGLKNIASGASPMELKKGMEKGLAFVLEKLSSKSISLSGSDIQKVATVSAGGDEEIGSIISKAMDIVTSDGVITVEESQSLDTELDITEGMSFDRGYSSPYFVTDPERQVCELENPKILITDQKISTLANLVPILEEIQKSGSPFLILAEDIEGEALTTLVLNKNSGVLNVASVRAPLFGERRKAALEDIAILTGANLISEDKSMTLDKASINDLGKAKKITITKDKTTIVAFEDTKDLVKERVAKLKKEVEITESEYDQDKINERIAKLSGGVALIKVGAATETEMKYKKLRTEDSLNATKAAIEEGVVSGGGQTLIEISDDLLNLSQKSSDDLKTGINILKEALLEPTKQIAKNAGFNGDVVVAEIKRLKKGFNANSGKYEDLKDSGILDPTKVLKLALQDSVSIAAMLLTTEVAIADIPEPETPAPGGPGGDPMGGMGGMGMPGMGGMGMPGMGGMGMPGMGGMGMPGMGGMGMPGMM
- a CDS encoding glycoprotein; this encodes MLLKNHLIEVFKKASSENNFLLKENIVLKWVHRFGIDSLSDLLIHSTVLKEKQNKKENQEQISLIDEVTEEENQEQISLIDEVTEEENQEQISLIDEVTEEENQEQISLIDEVTEEENQEQISLIDEVTEEENQDTNKIKQYINTQKSPLPYIKNLRKWINNDKKAS
- a CDS encoding ABC transporter permease, whose protein sequence is MELQQYNLFFLYQETFALTKRLFIQLQRRPSTLLAGILQPIIWLFLFGALFSKAPEGFLPGVDSYGNFLGAGLIVFTAFSGALNSGLPLMFDREFGFLNRLLVAPLTSRLSIVLSSFFYITILSFIQSIVIMIVSYILGYGWPNLYGLGIVFTTLILLVLFVTSISLCLAFVLPGHIELIALIFVINLPLLFASTALAPISFMPNWLGWLASLNPLTFAIEPIRTAYTQNMDLELVALHAPYGDLTCKSCISILFFLTVISLIAIRPLLNKKLN